The Pseudomonas putida nucleotide sequence ACCAATCGGTATTGATGATGTGGAAGCCCTGGATATAGCTATCCAGGTCTTTCGAATCAAACCACTCATCAATCTTGTCGCTGAAATCATCAGGGGTGAACACCACCTTGTTGTATTTGGCGCACTGGATCGAACGTAGCGTGCCGTCTGGCTTGTACTGCTGCCCTCGCTTCTCGTCGATGAAGGCTTTCAGCTCCTCTGTGGAGGGTGTGTTCTCACCCATCCAGACCTGTTCCACACCATTCCAGTGGTTGCCTCCGGCCTGGTCGTTATAGGCAATGACCACGGTTCTGCCGGGGTGGTCATTCCACAGTTGATCCAAGGTCAGCATGTGCAAGTCATAAGGGATGATTCGCTGGCCCATGTGCTGGTCCAGCATCGCCAGCATCCACTCGTGCTCCTGGGCACTGAAGTGATCGAATTGATGGAAGTCGAGAATGATGATTTCCCGTTCGTTGGCGGGATCTTCGTAGAAGCGGTTCAGCTCCGCCACGACGTCGCCGAGCACAGTGCGCCCCGATGTGCTCAGGTGATAGAGCTTGTAGCGGTAGGGTGAGTCGGGTGTGTACTCGCGGTTGGCGCGTACACGAAGGTCCAGCACGCGAATGCCAGCGCGGATCTGCTCGATGCACGAAACGTCCTGGGTCACTTCCTGTGGAGGCACGATATTGTCGGCTTGTTTGTCCATGCCCGAATCATGGCTGCCGGGCAGGATAAGCTGGTCAATGCGCAGGCGGCCAAGCTCAGGCACGCTGGCCATCCAGTTCTGTTTGTTCATGACGCACTCCAATCGTTGGATGAGTGCGCAGCATGTCGGTAACCAGTTGTCCGGTGCAGAGGGAAACACCGGCTGGCTCAGGGGGTGAGCGCGGCCTGCAATTGCTCCAGCCCCTGATTCAATGCCTGCTCCAGTTGGCGCTTGTAGCGCAGGTACAGGCTGGTCGACCCCTGCTCATCCTCGAGCAGCTCGGACAGGTCCAGGTCGGTGATATAGCAGCGGTAGTGCCCGGCGCTGCGTCGCTGGCCAAGGATCTGCCGGGCGACCACTTCATACAGTTGGTCGCCATGGTCCAGCTCGGAAAACTCCTGCTGGTCGCAATACAGCGTCACATGCACCTCATCCCCCGTACCGGCCTGCAGAATGGCCTGAACCTCGTAAAAAGGTTGCTCGACGCCGGCGCTGGGTGCTGGGCGAGGCTCGATGCTGCGTGCCTTGCCTGGGCCGGAGGGCAGCAGCTGGGCATAGTGGATTGCCAGTGAAGCCTGCTGCAGATGGTCGAGCGGCAGGCGGGCATCATGGCGCACCACCACCGACCGCAAAAAACGCTGCAACGGCAGCAGTAGGTGACTTTCGTCAAATAGTGGGAGGCGCTGCTGCCAGAGGGCGTTGTACTCATCCAGTACGTACAGGTCGGCCCAGCCATCGAGCAGGCGGTAGAACACCTGGATGCAATTGCGCCGGCCGTGCTCCAGCAGCAGGGGCAGGTCGAAGTCCTGCAGGGCATTGCCATCCAGGTGCAACGGGCTGTACTCGCTGCGCTCTTCGCCCAGGTGATCGAGCACGGCGTCATGCTCGGCCATGGTGGCCAGGCTGACCTGGCCGGGCACGAGTTCAAGCACATGGGTGTACTGCGCCACCTGCAGCAGGTAGCGGTAATTCAGGCCTTGATCGAGCAGCAATTGCACCGTGTCGAAGATTTCCTCGACCCGCTGGCTGATGGCCTGGGCGCGGTTATGGCAGAAGCAGCGCACCCGAACCTGCGGGCGGTGGCTGCGCTGGCCGAGGCTGTTGAGGAAGTCACGCAGGCAGCGCAGCAGTGCGTGTTCGCCGTCGTAGCGTTGCACCAGGACTTCGTTCCAGCTGTTGCGGGTGATTTGGTCGAGGGTCAGCACCAGATTCTCGCGCACGCCGGCATAGCTCAATGAGTCGGTGCGCTCGGTGGTCATCAGGATGTTCAGGTCGCGGTGATGGCGCAGTGGGTCGACGCCGACATTGACCAGCAGCAGGATTTCGTCCGCCACGCTCGGCTGCAGCAGGCGCTCTTCGCTGACGCTGTCCAGCGGTAGCGGGATGCTTTGCTGCAGGCTGCCCAACAGGTTGAACAGCTCGAATTCGCTGAGGTCGCTATCGCCTGGGTGCAGGGCCAGGCGCGTAGTGCTGTCGATGACGCCATTGCGGTGGGCCCAGGTCAACAGCTCGAGCAATTCGCGGCAGCGCTTGATCGGGCTGAAATGCTCCCATTCGTGCACCCCCAGGTTGCCGTTGTACAGGCCCCAGTGATGGGTGCCAGGCTCCTTGCGGTTCGGCGACTGGACCAGCGTCAAGGTGTCTTCGGCGATGTCCGGGGCAATGCCCGGGTTGATCACTTCGATCTTGCCGGCGCGGCGTTCGAAGGCGGCGTACAGGCGCCGCCCCAGGACATTCAGGTCACGCTGGTCGGCGCGGCTGCTGGCACCCTGGCTTTGTGCAAACTGGCCGAGGAAGCGATAGCTATGGTTGAGCTCGGCCACCAGTTCACGGCGTTCGACGGCGACCTGGCGCACCTTCCATTGGCTGCGGCTGTCGAGCATGGCCAGCTGGCGTTCGTCCCATCCCCACTCATCGGCCAGGCGCTGCAACAGTTGGCGCTGCCAGCCGTTGCTGCGGGTGCGGTCCAGGCCGCTCAGTTTCTTGTTTACCTTCAGGTACAGGCTGCGCCGGACCAGTTCGAGCCGGGCGGTTTCGCCGCGTTGCTGCAGGTAGCGCTCGATGCGCCGGTACACCATCACATAGGGGTCGAGTTCGTCGAGGTCGAGATGGTTGGCGAACACCGCCTGCTTGTAGTCCAGGCTCAGGCAGCGCACGGTCGGATGCTCGCTGGCATAGACCTCGGTCAGCAGCAGCTTGAGCAGTGACTTGTAGGGCGAATCGATGCCCTTGAACAGTTGCCACAACCCGGCGCCGACATACTCGCCGGGTGGAATATGGGCAAGGTTGCCAAGGTCCAGGGCGTCCTGATTGCGGATGAACCGCTTGGACAGCAAGGTCTCGGTATAGGCCTGATAGTTGTGCTCTTCATAGACCGGCACCAGCCACCACAGCGGCGTGCGCCCGGCGAGCCAGATCGCCGTGCGGTAGAACTCGTCGAGAAGCAGGAAATGCTGGGTGGTGCCGCAGTCGTCGGAGCTGAGCTGGCTGTCGCGCTGGCCTTGGGCAAAACTTTGCGGGTCGATCAGGAAGAAATGCGCCTCGGCACCCTGGCTGGCCGCCCAGGCCTCCAGCAGCTGGCATTTGCGGCGCAGTTCCTCACGCTCGGTTTCGGCCAGGCCGGGTGCATGGCACACCCACAGGTCCATGTCGCTCTGTTCGGCCTGGGCCAGTGAGCCGAGGCTGCCCATCAGGAACAGGCCGTGGATCGGGCGTGGCGGGTTGCCATGGCGCGCCTTGTAGGCGAACGAGCGCGCCAGGCGCTGGGCATCGGCGACCTGATCGGCATCTGGCTCGAACCCCGCCACCCCGGCCGGTGTGGCGCCGGATACGTAACCGGGCAACAGCGGGTGGTTGACGTGGAACAGCAGCGGCAGCAGGGTCAGGACCAGCTGTTGGCGGCTCGACAGGCCCTCCATGGCGCGCTCTAGCCGGCATTGGTTGATGTGCATAAAGCGCGCACGCAATGTCGCCAGCACCTTGCGGTCGATGCCTTCGTCCAGGTCAGGGCGGATTTCGTGAGGGTAATTCATTGCGCACTCAGGGCGGGCCAGGAAAGCTGAGGCGAGTTTAGCCTGAGTGGGGTAGTCGGATAAGCGGAATATGGATTATTGGCGCCATTTTTCTATCGCCAGTGCCGACCCTTTCGCGGGGCAAGCCCGCGAAGAGGCCGGTACAGGGTTATGCGGGCTGTGTGGATTTGAGGATGCTAAGCAACAGTTGGACGCTTTCAGCCGCATCATTCCCGAGGCTGGTGAGGTAGCCACCATCGGGCTGGTCGGTGAGTTCTTTTTCATGAAGGCGCTTGGCCGCAGCGATCAGGGCGGGCGACGCGTTACTGCCAACTTTGATGCCTTCCTGGTGGTTGTCCAGGTTGAACAGGGCGAGCACTTCCAGTTCGGCGATCAGTTCGGGGGTAAAAGACATGGCGACTCCTGACTTCCAGACGAGGATGGCGGCACCGCCAGCGGTGCCTGATCCTGGAGTGTAGTCGGGTTATTCGTCGTCGCCTTGATCCATCTCAGGCGGCAGCTCGGGCAGGGCGCGCAGGGCGGTTTCGTACCACTCGCCGTTGAACGGGCGGTCTTCCTGGAGCATGTTGTCGATTTCGAAGGCCAGCACGTGGGCCATGAGGTTGAGGATGTCTTCGCGCTCGTAACCGACCAGGGTCAGTTTGTTGAAGGTGGCCTTGGCCGCTGGCGGCTCGCCGCTTTCGATCTGGTTTTCGATGGCTTCGGTCAGCGTCGCTTCGGCGAAGGCTTCGTCGTCATTGCCGATTTCGTCGTGTTCGCTCATGGCGCTACTCCTGTGGTGGGACGCACAGTTTGCCATGCCCGCGCCGGCAATGCCTGGTCATCGACCCGGTGCATGACGCTGGTCAGGCACTGGCGTACGGTCTATAACAGCCGAGCCATCCCCACACGGCCTGGAGGCTGTAACCTTATGCTCAAGCTTCACGGATTCTCGGTCAGCAACTACTACAACATGGTCAAGCTGGCATTGCTGGAAAAAGGCCTGCCTTTCGAGGAAGTCACCTTCTACGGCGGGCAGGCACCGCAGGCGCTGGAGGTCAGCCCAAGGGGCAAGGTGCCGGTGCTGGAAACCGAACACGGCTTCCTCAGCGAAACCAGCGTCATTCTCGACTATATCGAGCAGACCCAAAGTGGCAAGGCGTTGCTGCCGAGTGACCCGTTCGGCCAGGCCAAGGTGCGGGAACTGCTCAAGGAAATCGAACTGTATATCGAGCTGCCGGCGCGTACCTGTTACGGCGAGTCGTTCTTCGGCATGGCGGTGGAGCCGCTGATCAAGGAGCGTGCACGTGCCGACCTGCTGGCGGGGTTTGCCACGCTCAAGCGCAATGGCCGTTTCGCGCCTTATGTGGCGGGTGAGCAGATGACCCTGGCCGACCTGATGTTCTGCTTCTCGGTGGACCTGGCGTGCGCAGTAGGCAAAAAGGTGCTGGGCATCGACTTCCTGGCGGACTTCCCGCAGGCGAAGGCGTTGCTGCAACTGATGGGTGAGAACCCGCACATGGCGCGGATCGTGGCGGACAAGGAGGCCTCGATGCCGGCCTTCATGGAGATGATTCGCAGCGGCAAGCGCTGAAGGCTGGGGCTGCAGGGCAGCCCCAGACGCTACTTAACGCGAAGCCAGCAGGGCCTTGCCGCGAACGACAGCGGCGCGTACCTGCGCCGGCGCGGTGCCACCGATGTGGTTACGGGCATTCACCGAGCCTTCCAGGGTCAGCACGGCAAACACGTCCTGCTCGATCTGGTCGCTGAACTGGCGCAGCTCCTCCAGGCTCATTTCGGCCAGGTCCTTGCCGGTGTCGACGCCATACTTCACGGCGTGGCCGACGATCTCGTGGCAATCACGGAACGGCAGGCCGCGGCGGACCAGGTAGTCGGCAAGGTCAGTGGCGGTGGAGAAGCCGCGCAGAGCTGCTTCGCGCATGATGGCGTGCTTGGGCTTGATCGCTGGGATCATGTCGGCGAAGGCGCGCAGCGAGTCGCGCAGGGTGTCTGCGGCGTCGAACAGCGGCTCCTTGTCTTCCTGGTTGTCCTTGTTGTAGGCCAGCGGCTGGCCTTTCATCAAGGTCAGCAGGCCGGTCAGGGCGCCGAAGACACGGCCGCTCTTGCCACGCACCAGCTCCGGAACGTCCGGATTCTTCTTCTGCGGCATGATCGAGCTGCCGGTGCAGAAGCGATCAGGCAGGTCGATGAACTGGAACTGGGCGCTGGTCCACAGCACCAGCTCTTCGGAGAAGCGCGACAGGTGCATCATCGCCACGCTGGCGGCAGCGCAGAATTCGATGGCGAAGTCGCGGTCCGAAACACCGTCCAGCGAGTTACCGGCCACAGCTTCGAAGCCCAGCAGCTTGCAGGTCAGTTCACGGTCGATCGGGTAGGTGGTGCCGGCCAGCGCGGCGCTGCCCAGTGGCATGCGGTTGGCGCGCTTGCGGCAGTCGACCAGGCGCTCGTAGTCGCGGCTGAGCATTTCGAACCAGGCCAGCAGGTGGTGGCCGAAGGTGACCGGCTGGGCGGTCTGCAGGTGGGTGAAGCCAGGCATGATGGTTTCGGCTTCACGCTCGGCCTGTTCCAGCAGACCCTGTTGCAGGCGAGTGATCTCGGCCAGGATCAGGTCGATCTCGTCACGCAGCCACAGGCGGATGTCGGTGGCCACCTGGTCGTTGCGGCTGCGGCCGGTGTGCAGTTTCTTGCCGGTGATGCCGATGCGGTCGGTCAGGCGTGCTTCGATGTTCATGTGCACGTCTTCCAGGTCGACGCGCCAGTCGAAGCTGCCAGCCTCGATTTCGCCCTGGATGGTTTTCAGGCCATCGATGATGGTGTCGCGCTCGGCATCGCTGAGAACGCCGACTTGCGCCAGCATGGTGGCGTGGGCGATCGAACCCATGATGTCGTGGCGGTACAGGCGCTTGTCGAAGTCGACCGAGGCGGTGAAGCGGGCGACGAAGGCGTCGACGGGCTCACTGAAGCGGCCGCCCCAGGACTGATTGGTCTTGTCGGTGCTCATGGATTCACTCTATGCAGGCGTGAACGAAAAAGTGGCGCCGATAATAGCAGGGTTGGGCCGACTGCCGCAGGGCGTCGGTCGACAGAAACCGGGTGAAACATCCATAAAGGCAAGGCAGGACGATATTCAACGATTGAACGGCAGTGTTCCACGGACCGTCTACAGTTGGACAGAGGACTGGCAGCGATTCTGCCGGCTCAGTGAATCTTTGGCCTTCGTATCGGTCTAGAGCGTGACCGCAGTGTCGCTCGACCTGCTCTTGTCTACGCTATACCTGTGCGAGACTCACTCAGGAATCCAGAGCAATTATGAATGTCCTGATCGTTGATGACGAACCCCAAGCCCGTGAACGCCTCACACGGCTATTCGCTGAACTGGAGGGGTACTCTGTGCTGGAGCCCAGCGCCACCAACGGCGATGAGGCCCTGGCATTGATCGAAAGCCTCAAGCCCGATGTAGTCCTGCTGGACATCGGCATGCCAGGCCTGGATGGCCTGCAGGTCGCCGCTCGCCTGTGCGAGCGCGAGGCACCACCGTCGGTGGTGTTCTGTACCGGCGATGATGAATACGGTGCCGAGGCATTCAAGGAAAGCACCCTCAGCCACGTGACCAAGCCGATTCAGCCTCAAGCCCTGCGTGATGCCTTGCGCAAGGCCGAGAAGCCCAACCGCGCCCAGCTGGCGGCGTTGACCCGGCCTGGCAGTGAAGGCGGCGGCCCGCGCAGCCATATCAGTGCGCGCACGCGTAAAGGGATCGAACTCATTCCTTTGCCCCAGGTGATCTATTTCATAGCCGACCACAAGTACGTGACCTTGCGCCACGAAGCCGGGGAGGTGCTGCTCGACGAGCCGCTCAAGGCGCTGGAGGACGAGTTCGGCGAGCGCTTCGTACGCATCCACCGCAATGCGCTGGTTGCCCGCGAGCGCATCGAACGCTTGCAACGCACGCCGCTGGGGCATTTCCAGCTGTTCCTCAAGGGCCTGGACGGCGATGCCCTGACGGTCAGCCGCCGGCATGTGGCGGGCGTGCGCAAGATGATGCAGACGCTTTGACGCAGTACCGGCGTTTTCGCCGGTACAGGCCACAACTGGATCCTGACCCACATCTGCTAGCGATGCCGGTGATGCTGTTATCATCAGCGGCATTTCTCTGGATCGGGGCGTTCCATGTCCACTCGCGAAATCCGCATTGCCACCCGTAAAAGTGCCTTGGCCCTATGGCAGGCCGAATACGTCAAAGCCCGCCTCGAGCAGGCCCACCCCGGTCTGCTGGTGACCCTGGTACCCATGGTCAGCCGCGGCGACAAGCTGCTTGATGCACCGCTGGCGAAGATCGGCGGCAAGGGGCTGTTCGTCAAAGAATTGGAAACAGCGCTGCTGGACAACGAAGCCGACATCGCCGTGCATTCGATGAAGGACGTGCCCATGGACTTCCCCGAAGGCCTGGGCCTGTACTGCATCTGCGAGCGCGAAGACCCGCGCGATGCCTTCGTCTCCAATACCTTCGCCAGCCTCGACGCCCTACCGGCCGGCAGCATCGTCGGCACCTCCAGCCTGCGCCGCCAGGCTCAGCTGCTGGCACGCCGGCCGGACCTGAAAATCCACTTCCTGCGCGGCAACGTCAACACCCGCCTGGCCAAGCTCGATGCCGGCGAATACGACGCCATCATCCTCGCCGCTGCGGGCCTGATTCGCCTGGGCTTCGAGGACCGTATCACCGATACCATCAGCGTCGACGACAGCCTGCCAGCTGGTGGCCAAGGCGCGGTGGGCATCGAGTGCCGCAGCGCCGACAGCAAAATCCATGCGCTGCTGGCTCCGCTGCACCATGCAGATACTGCCGACCGCGTAGTCGCCGAGCGTGCCTTGAACAAGCGCCTCAATGGTGGCTGCCAGGTGCCGATCGCCTGCTATGCGGTGCTCGAAGGCAATCAGCTGTGGCTGCGCGGCCTGGTTGGCCAGCCAAGTGGCGGTACCCTGCTGGTGGCGGATGCGCGCGCACCACGTAAGGATGCCGAAGCCTTGGGCGTGCAGGTTGCCGAAGCCCTGCTGGGCCAGGGCGCCGAAGCCATTCTCAAGGAAGTCTACGGCGAGGCCGGGCATCCGTGAGCCCTTGGCGCCTGCTGCTGACCCGGCCTATCGATGACTGCGCGGCATTGGCGCAGAGCCTGGCCGCCGCCGGTGTGGCCAGCAGTTGCCTGCCGTTGTTGGCCATCGAGCCCGTCGCTGTGGCTGACGGGCAGCGTCAACAGCTGGCCGGGCTGGCGCAGTGCCAGGCGATCATCGTGGTCAGCAAGCCGGCGGCCCGACTGCTGCTTGAGCAGCTGCAGCGCGCTGGCCTGCAAGCACCGTCTGCAGGCTGGTTTACCGTGGGCGAGGCAACGGCGGCGGTGTTGCAGGGCGCGGGGCTTCAGGTGACATTTCCCGGGCTGGGTGACGACAGCGAGGCCTTGCTCGCACTCCCAGCCCTGCGCCAGGCTATTGCGGCGCCTGGAGCGCGCGTGCTGATCGTGCGTGGCGTCGGAGGTCGCGAACTGCTGGCCGAGCGTCTTGCAGAGCAAGGTGCTAGTGTCGAATATCTGGAACTGTATCGCCGCTGTCTGCCGGAGTACCCGGCGGGCACGCTGATGCGCCGCATAGAAGCGGAACGCCTCAATGGCCTGGTGGTCAGCAGTGGGCAGGGTCTTGAACATTTGCAGCAGATGGCCGCTGCCGACTGGCCGCGAGTGGCGAGCCTGCCTTTGTTCGTACCCAGTCCGCGGGTCGCGGAACAGGCCAGGGCCGCCGGGGCCCAACAGGTTGTGGATTGCCGTGGCGCGAGTGCCACGGCCTTGCTGGCAGCCGTGCAGCGCAGCGCTGCACCTGCCTCTCAAGGCGCTTCGCACTAGCGCGAGGCGCCCCCATGCAAAGGATGGATACGTGAGCGAAACTGTCTTGTCCAACAATGATCAGCCGTCGGCGCAAGCGCCGGCGCAACCCGTCACCGACAAGCCTGTAAAGCGCTCTGGCAGTGGTCTGGCCGTGCTGGCGCTGTTGCTGGGTGCGGCCGGGGTCGCAGTAGGGGGTTGGGGTGTCTGGCAGGTGCGGCAGCTGCAAGGCAGTGCAGTGAACCAGGGCCAGCACCTCGAAGCCCTCAACCAGCGCGCCTCTGCACTGCAGCAGCGTGAGCAGCAGATCAGTGCACAACTGGCCAGCCTGCCGGCAGCCAGCGAGCTGGAAGACCGCCGCCGCCTGGTGGCGCAGCTGCAAGGCGACCAGCAGCGTCTCAGCCAGCGTCTGGAAACCGCACTTGGCGAAAGCCGCAAGGAGTGGCGCCTGGCCGAGGCCGAACACCTGCTGCGCCTTGCTACCCTGCGCTTGTCGGCGCTGCAGGACATCACCAGCGCCAAGGCACTGGTCGAAGGGGCCGACGAAATCCTCCGCGAACAGAGCGACCCGGGCGCCTTTGCTGCCCGCGAGCAACTGGCGCGCAGCCTGGCCACGCTCAACAGCACCCAGCAGCCGGACCGCACTGGTCTGTTCCTCAAGCTCGCCGCCCAGCGTGAACTGGTTCAGGAACTCAGCGCCCAGTCGCCCGAGTTCGCCAGCAACGCCGATGCGCTCGGTGCACTGACTGCCGAGGGTGATGGGGCCAGTCGCCTGTCGCAGTGGTGGGCAGAAATCTCCAAGTACTTCCAGATCGACTTCAACGCTGACGACAACGTGCGGCCGTTGCTGGCCGGCCAACAGCTGAACCAGCTGCGCCTGGCCCTGAGCCTGACCATCGAACAGGCGCAGTGGGCTGCGCTCAATGGTGAGGCCAAGGTCTACAGCCAGGCCCTGGATGATGCCCGCAGCGTGCTGCTGGCCAACTTCAATGCCGACAACCCGCAAAGCAAGGCGATGCTCGACAGCCTCAACGCGCTGGCTGAACAGCCCGTCTCGGTAGTGACGCCGGACCTGAGCGAAAGCCTGGCGGCGGTGCAGGCGTACATCCAGCGTCGCCATCTGCCAGCCGAGGCAGAAGGGGGCAAGCCATGAAGCGTGTCTACCTGCTGGCCGTACTGGCGATCGTGATTGCTGCAGCCTTGGGCATCGCGGTAGCCAAGCACAGTGGTTACGTGCTGATCGCCTACGGCGGTTTCCGTTACCAGTCCGGATTGTGGGCGGCGCTCGGAGCGCTGGCTGCGGTGGTCGTTTTGCTGTTGCTGCTGCGTTACCTGGTTGGCCTGGTGCTGACCTCCAGTGGCGTGGTCAACCCATGGTCGCGGCGCAACCGCAGCCGACGCGTGCGGATCGCCATCGAGCAGGGCCAGCTGGACCTGGCCGAGGGCCGCTGGGCCAGTGCCCAGCGCCACTTGCATCGTGCCGCCGAGGCCGAGCGCCAGCCGCTGTTGTATTACCTCGGCGCTGCCCGAGCCGCCAATGAGCAGGGGCGTAAGGAAGACAGCGACAACCTGCTGGAGCGTGCCCTGGAGCGTCAGCCGCAGGCCGAGCTGGCCATTGCCCTGACCCATGCGCAATTGCAGATGGACCGTGGCGAGCGTGATGCCGCGCTGGAGACGCTGCTGGCCATGCAGGAGCGGCATCCCCATAACACCCAGGTCCTGCGCTTGTTGCAGCGTCTGCACCTGGAGCGCGGCGACTGGCCGGCGCTGATCCGCCTGATGCCAGACCTGCGCAAGGGCAAGGTGTTGCCGGCTGATGAGCTGGCGGCGTTGGAGAAGCGCGCTTGGGGCCAGAACCTTGGCCTGGCGACCACCCGTGGCGAGGATGTGCAAAGTGCCCGGCAGGCGCTGGAGCGCGCCTGGCAGCAGCTGACCGCAGCCCAGCGCCAGGAGCCGCAACTGGTGCTGGCCTATGCCGAACAGCTGCGCCAGGTGGGTGCCCAGGGCGAAGCCGAGCAGGTACTGCGCAGCGCGCTCAAGCGTGAGTACGAAAGCCACCTGGCTCGCCTGTACGGCCTCGTGCGCGGTGATGACCCGGCGCGTCAGCTGCAAACCGCCGAAGGTTGGCTGAAGGCCCACCCAGAAGACCCGAGCCTGTTGCTTACACTCGGTCGCCTTAGCCTGCAGAACCGTCTGTGGGGCAAGGCGCGCGACTATCTCGAAAGCAGTCTGCGCATGGAGCGTAATCCGGAAGCCTGCGCCGAACTCGCGCGCTTGCTGGCCAGCCTGGGCGAAACCGAACGCAGCAATCAGCTGTTCGAGGAAGGGCTGGGCCTGCTCGACGAGCGTCTTCTGGCACTGCCGCTGCCAGAGAGCGTACGCGCCTGAGCCTTCCATGAGCCCGCGTAGAGGCGCGGGCTCATGGGCTTGGTAACTAGTTCTGCGTTAAAAGTTTTATCTGCAGTCTCTTCTTCGGAAGTTTCCTACAGCTTGAATGGAGACTTTCCCTGCAATACAGCGACTTGTCACTCCCGTAGTGCCTTGAAACAAGCCCGGCCTTTCCTCTACCGTTCCAAGCCACTTCAACTTCCCGGGGCTGTTCTTCCCATGCCGATGGCCAGTCTGCGCACGCTTTTCATTCCGGCATGCCTTGCATCGCTGGCAGTGCTGGGCGCGTCCTTCTATCTCGAGAGTGCCGTTGGGCTTGTGCCTTGCCTGCTGTGTTTCAGCCAGCGGATACTGCTGGCCTTGTATGCACTTGTCTGCCTTAGTGCGGCGTTGCATTCGCCTGGTATTGCCGGGGTACGGCGTTATGCGCGAGCAGGGCTGCTGTGCGCGGCCAGTGGTGCCTTGCTGGCGGCACGGCATGTGTGGTTGCAGGGCGCGAGTGATGCAGGCCATCTGTGCCCTTTACCCATCGGGCACATGTTCGAACAGTCCTGGCGTGAAGCTGCGCGGCAACTATTGCTGGGCGGTCCCGATTGCAGCTCGCTGACCTGGAGCTTTCTCGACCTGACATTGCCGGAGTGGAGCCTGCTGGCGTTTCTGCTGTTGGCCGCGCTGCCCTTGAGCGGGCTGCTGGTGTGTCGTTTCCGCTCACTTCGCGCGACCAGTGGTGGTGCATCAGGGTATTAAACACTTGTATGAACTTTGTCCGCTGCGTACCTTGATGCTAAGCACGCGCGGGAATAATCTCCCAGCACGCATACTGAAAACACAACTGCTCGATGCCGTCCTGCTGATGTCACCTTTGTGCTGCACGGTCGTGGTGCGAGGTGCAGCGGCATCTACCCAGAAGGGAAGAGATCGCCATGCTCGATAGTTGTCAGAACGCCCAGGAACGCTGGGGTGGGGTTCACAAGCTGATCGACCGTTGGCTCGAGGAACGCGAGGAGCTGGTTCAGGCTTTCCGCACCTTGCGCGACGCCAAGCCGGCCTTTGCCGACAAGGACACGAACGGCGACTTTTGCACGCTACTTGTCGACTACGTTTCGGCGTGGCATTTCGAAGTCAGCGAGCAACTGGTCAGTGAAGCGAAAGCGTTCGGCGATACGCGAGGCCTGGAACTGGCCACGCAGATCAATCCGCGCATTGATGAAAGCACTCAGTTTGCTTTGGCCTTCAATGACCATTGCGACAAGGGCGAGTGCAAGGATCCTGCACGTTTCGCCGAAAAGCTCGGCAAGCTGGGCGGCCTGCTGCACGAACGCTTCGAGCTCGAAGACTGCCTGATCGAGGTGCTGCATAACGCGCACAAGGAAGAGGGCGCGGTCGAAGCCTGAAGGTCGGCGTCAGTCGCCGACCGCCAGTAACTCGATTTCGAACACCAGCGGCGTGTAGGGCGCGATCAGGTCACCTGCGCCCTCGGCACCGTAGGCCTGTGCCGAGGGGATCACCAGGCGCCAGGTCGAACCCGCCTTCATGTGTGGCAGCGCTACTTGCCAGCCCTCGATCACCGAGTCCAGGCTGAACCACTGTGGTTGTT carries:
- a CDS encoding uroporphyrinogen-III C-methyltransferase, translated to MSETVLSNNDQPSAQAPAQPVTDKPVKRSGSGLAVLALLLGAAGVAVGGWGVWQVRQLQGSAVNQGQHLEALNQRASALQQREQQISAQLASLPAASELEDRRRLVAQLQGDQQRLSQRLETALGESRKEWRLAEAEHLLRLATLRLSALQDITSAKALVEGADEILREQSDPGAFAAREQLARSLATLNSTQQPDRTGLFLKLAAQRELVQELSAQSPEFASNADALGALTAEGDGASRLSQWWAEISKYFQIDFNADDNVRPLLAGQQLNQLRLALSLTIEQAQWAALNGEAKVYSQALDDARSVLLANFNADNPQSKAMLDSLNALAEQPVSVVTPDLSESLAAVQAYIQRRHLPAEAEGGKP
- a CDS encoding heme biosynthesis HemY N-terminal domain-containing protein; translated protein: MKRVYLLAVLAIVIAAALGIAVAKHSGYVLIAYGGFRYQSGLWAALGALAAVVVLLLLLRYLVGLVLTSSGVVNPWSRRNRSRRVRIAIEQGQLDLAEGRWASAQRHLHRAAEAERQPLLYYLGAARAANEQGRKEDSDNLLERALERQPQAELAIALTHAQLQMDRGERDAALETLLAMQERHPHNTQVLRLLQRLHLERGDWPALIRLMPDLRKGKVLPADELAALEKRAWGQNLGLATTRGEDVQSARQALERAWQQLTAAQRQEPQLVLAYAEQLRQVGAQGEAEQVLRSALKREYESHLARLYGLVRGDDPARQLQTAEGWLKAHPEDPSLLLTLGRLSLQNRLWGKARDYLESSLRMERNPEACAELARLLASLGETERSNQLFEEGLGLLDERLLALPLPESVRA
- a CDS encoding disulfide bond formation protein B, which gives rise to MPMASLRTLFIPACLASLAVLGASFYLESAVGLVPCLLCFSQRILLALYALVCLSAALHSPGIAGVRRYARAGLLCAASGALLAARHVWLQGASDAGHLCPLPIGHMFEQSWREAARQLLLGGPDCSSLTWSFLDLTLPEWSLLAFLLLAALPLSGLLVCRFRSLRATSGGASGY
- a CDS encoding uroporphyrinogen-III synthase; the encoded protein is MSPWRLLLTRPIDDCAALAQSLAAAGVASSCLPLLAIEPVAVADGQRQQLAGLAQCQAIIVVSKPAARLLLEQLQRAGLQAPSAGWFTVGEATAAVLQGAGLQVTFPGLGDDSEALLALPALRQAIAAPGARVLIVRGVGGRELLAERLAEQGASVEYLELYRRCLPEYPAGTLMRRIEAERLNGLVVSSGQGLEHLQQMAAADWPRVASLPLFVPSPRVAEQARAAGAQQVVDCRGASATALLAAVQRSAAPASQGASH
- the rsd gene encoding sigma D regulator codes for the protein MLDSCQNAQERWGGVHKLIDRWLEEREELVQAFRTLRDAKPAFADKDTNGDFCTLLVDYVSAWHFEVSEQLVSEAKAFGDTRGLELATQINPRIDESTQFALAFNDHCDKGECKDPARFAEKLGKLGGLLHERFELEDCLIEVLHNAHKEEGAVEA